A region from the Flavobacteriales bacterium genome encodes:
- a CDS encoding acetyl-CoA carboxylase carboxyltransferase subunit alpha, translated as MQTFLEFEKPIQNIIEQIEKLKEVAANGQVDVAPTLKDLEKKLSAARKEIYSKLTPWERVQVSRHPDRPYTLKYIDKMTDGSFIELHGDRTVKDDKAMVGGFGLVEGRTVMFIGQQKGINTKMRQYRNFGMANPEGYRKALRLMKLAEKFNKPVVTFIDTPGAFPGLEAEERGQGEAIARNLFEMVQLKVPIICVIIGEGASGGALGIGIGDKVLMMENTWYSVISPESCSSILWRSWDFKEQAAKALKLTAEDMLANKLIDGIIPEPVGGAHADIDGACAIVKAEVIKHLDKLVKTDAEKLVERRVKKFCDMGVVQTSSSRSLGKVK; from the coding sequence ATGCAGACCTTCCTCGAATTCGAGAAGCCCATCCAGAACATCATCGAGCAGATCGAGAAGCTCAAGGAAGTGGCGGCCAACGGCCAGGTGGATGTCGCTCCAACATTGAAAGACCTGGAGAAGAAACTGTCGGCCGCACGCAAGGAGATCTATAGCAAGCTCACGCCGTGGGAGCGTGTGCAAGTGAGCCGGCATCCCGATCGGCCGTACACGCTGAAGTACATCGACAAGATGACCGACGGTTCGTTCATCGAACTGCACGGCGACCGGACGGTGAAGGACGACAAGGCCATGGTGGGCGGCTTCGGTCTGGTGGAGGGCCGCACGGTGATGTTCATCGGCCAACAGAAGGGCATCAACACCAAGATGCGGCAGTACCGCAACTTCGGTATGGCGAACCCGGAGGGCTACCGCAAGGCCCTGCGTTTGATGAAGCTCGCCGAGAAGTTCAACAAGCCGGTGGTAACCTTCATTGATACCCCCGGCGCATTCCCGGGCCTGGAGGCCGAGGAACGCGGGCAGGGTGAGGCGATCGCACGGAACCTCTTTGAGATGGTTCAACTGAAGGTGCCCATCATCTGCGTCATCATCGGCGAAGGCGCCAGCGGCGGTGCGCTCGGCATCGGCATTGGCGACAAGGTGCTGATGATGGAGAACACCTGGTACAGTGTGATCTCCCCCGAGTCATGCTCATCGATCCTCTGGCGCAGCTGGGACTTCAAGGAGCAGGCGGCCAAGGCGCTGAAGCTCACCGCAGAGGACATGCTTGCGAACAAGCTCATCGACGGCATCATCCCCGAACCGGTGGGTGGTGCACATGCCGACATTGATGGTGCGTGCGCCATTGTGAAGGCCGAGGTGATCAAACACCTCGACAAACTGGTGAAGACCGATGCCGAGAAGCTCGTGGAACGCCGCGTGAAGAAGTTCTGCGATATGGGCGTAGTGCAAACGTCCTCCTCCCGATCCCTCGGGAAAGTGAAGTAG
- the dnaB gene encoding replicative DNA helicase, translating into MAETSQTRNDRKRRTASSLLDTALEAGKLPPQAPDLEQAVLGAMMLERNAVNEAIDILQPESFYVEAHKRIFTGIQNLFRDDQPIDILTVTQALRKSGDLDIVGGPYYISQLTNKVASSANVAYHARIISQKHILRELIRISAETTRDAYDDTSDVFDLLDKAEQDLYAITSGNLKRNYEPMSDLLRGAIEQIEHAKNNTGGVSGVPTGFAKLDKLTAGWQKSDMIIVAARPGMGKTAFVLSMARNIAVEHKKAVALFSLEMSSTQLVTRLMASEAGISSEKLRKGDLSDSEFQLLHHHMARLDKAPIFIDDTPALNIFELRAKCRRLKSQHNVELIVIDYLQLMTAGGDNRSGNREQEISSISRSIKSIAKELDVPIIALSQLSRAVETRGGDKRPQLSDLRESGAIEQDADLVCFLYRPEYYKIYEDHYGSTLGVGEVIIAKHRNGALDNVLLRFIADLAKFADLETTDFGGFTPGGGQGLGDGGVSGGTFGQPQTVTRPSKMNSDFGGDDDIAPF; encoded by the coding sequence ATGGCTGAGACTTCACAAACACGGAACGATCGCAAGCGGCGCACTGCCAGCTCGCTCCTTGATACTGCGCTGGAGGCCGGCAAACTGCCGCCCCAGGCACCCGACCTCGAACAGGCCGTGCTCGGCGCCATGATGCTCGAGCGCAATGCGGTGAACGAGGCCATCGACATCCTGCAGCCGGAGAGCTTCTACGTTGAAGCGCACAAGCGCATCTTCACCGGTATCCAGAACCTCTTCCGCGACGACCAGCCCATCGACATCCTTACGGTGACACAGGCGTTGCGCAAGAGCGGCGATCTGGACATCGTCGGCGGACCCTACTACATCAGCCAGCTCACCAACAAGGTGGCCAGCAGCGCCAACGTGGCCTACCACGCGCGCATCATCAGCCAGAAGCACATCCTGCGCGAGCTCATCCGCATCAGCGCCGAAACCACACGCGACGCGTACGACGACACCAGCGACGTCTTCGATCTGCTGGACAAGGCCGAGCAGGACCTGTACGCCATCACCAGCGGCAACCTGAAGCGCAACTACGAGCCGATGAGCGACCTGCTCCGCGGTGCCATTGAGCAGATCGAACACGCCAAGAACAACACCGGCGGCGTGAGCGGTGTGCCCACGGGTTTTGCGAAGCTGGACAAGCTCACAGCGGGCTGGCAGAAGAGCGATATGATCATCGTGGCGGCGCGGCCCGGTATGGGTAAAACCGCCTTCGTGCTGAGCATGGCGCGCAACATTGCCGTGGAGCACAAGAAGGCCGTGGCGCTCTTCAGCCTGGAGATGAGCAGTACGCAGCTCGTCACCCGTCTTATGGCCAGTGAGGCCGGCATCAGCAGTGAGAAGCTCCGCAAGGGCGACCTCTCCGACAGCGAGTTCCAATTGCTGCACCACCACATGGCGCGCCTGGACAAGGCGCCCATCTTCATCGACGATACCCCAGCGCTGAACATCTTCGAACTGCGCGCCAAGTGCCGCCGCCTGAAGAGCCAGCACAACGTGGAGCTGATCGTCATCGATTACCTGCAACTGATGACCGCAGGCGGCGACAACCGCAGCGGCAACCGGGAACAGGAGATCAGCAGCATCAGCCGCAGCATCAAGAGCATCGCCAAGGAACTGGACGTGCCCATCATCGCATTGAGCCAGTTGAGCCGCGCCGTGGAGACCCGCGGTGGCGATAAGCGCCCGCAACTGAGCGACCTGCGCGAGTCAGGCGCCATTGAGCAGGACGCCGACCTGGTGTGCTTCCTCTACCGCCCCGAGTACTACAAGATCTACGAAGACCACTACGGCAGCACGCTGGGCGTAGGGGAGGTCATTATTGCAAAACATCGTAACGGCGCACTGGACAACGTGCTGCTGCGTTTTATTGCTGACCTGGCCAAGTTCGCCGACCTGGAGACCACCGATTTCGGTGGGTTCACACCGGGCGGCGGGCAAGGGCTCGGCGATGGCGGCGTGTCCGGTGGTACCTTTGGTCAACCTCAAACGGTCACGCGTCCATCGAAGATGAACAGTGATTTCGGGGGAGACGATGACATTGCACCGTTCTAG
- the ispE gene encoding 4-(cytidine 5'-diphospho)-2-C-methyl-D-erythritol kinase: MIAFPPAKINLGLNVLRMRADGFHDIESVLVPVPLHDALEIIVAPDVSPGEVVFTSSGEAIPGNAADNLCLKAVQRVKTHCPLPGLRMHLHKVIPMGAGLGGGSSDGAHTIRLLDDLLGLQLGDTLKHELASSLGSDCPFFLSDRPQLATGRGEVLAPIDLDLHGWWLVLVNPGIHVGTPEVYKNTIPTDRSMDYASALRNTDPRRWQSTVTNTMETYVLQAYPAVKTLRDELLYLGADFAAMSGSGSSVFGLFKQKPALPGTWQTSTHRSWCLRL; this comes from the coding sequence ATGATCGCCTTCCCACCAGCGAAGATCAACTTGGGCCTCAACGTGTTGCGTATGCGCGCCGATGGCTTCCACGACATCGAGAGCGTGCTGGTTCCCGTTCCCCTGCACGATGCATTGGAGATCATCGTGGCGCCGGATGTATCTCCGGGCGAGGTGGTTTTCACCAGCAGCGGTGAGGCTATACCCGGCAACGCGGCCGACAACCTCTGCCTGAAGGCCGTGCAGCGCGTGAAGACACATTGTCCCTTGCCCGGTTTGCGCATGCACCTGCACAAGGTGATCCCCATGGGTGCCGGTTTGGGCGGTGGCAGCAGCGATGGCGCACACACGATCCGGCTGCTCGATGACCTGTTGGGCCTGCAGCTCGGCGACACGCTAAAGCATGAGCTGGCCTCGTCGCTCGGTAGCGATTGCCCGTTCTTCTTGTCAGACCGACCTCAGTTGGCCACGGGCCGGGGCGAAGTGCTCGCACCCATTGACCTCGACCTGCACGGCTGGTGGCTCGTGTTGGTCAACCCGGGCATTCATGTAGGCACGCCGGAGGTGTACAAAAACACCATACCCACCGATCGATCCATGGACTACGCATCGGCGCTTCGCAACACGGATCCCCGCCGTTGGCAAAGCACTGTGACGAACACCATGGAGACCTATGTCCTCCAAGCCTATCCAGCCGTGAAGACCTTGCGGGATGAACTCCTTTACCTGGGTGCGGACTTCGCGGCCATGAGCGGCTCGGGCTCCAGCGTGTTCGGCTTGTTCAAGCAGAAGCCTGCTCTGCCCGGAACTTGGCAAACCTCCACCCACAGGAGCTGGTGCTTACGGCTCTAA
- a CDS encoding TlpA family protein disulfide reductase translates to MFRSFGLLAILLLAPPAFAQPLTATMGFPLPVGTVVKVFVSRGADRVLLDSASTDAQGRAHFERTWPGSGFYQLMLPDSDRVDFIIDVREPRVVLAFTGKPLQEHLHVVASEENDRLWEYKQLSREAQALRSNIAREREALPATAVLRSRELDSLERRTHAMQGKHLSRLSAMAPNGFFAKAVNAGRLVDNTANGADLLTTFNFADADLLRSTVYAKAVLAVIQLQQVYSEDSFTAAADSVLAHARPCTECHTYALDLLLGLFDQYGPEMVLQDLVERHVLAAKPEPRLSATLKARIDGLRTVAIGAVAPDVRLPQPAADSVSISSFLKDRRFLAIMFYSSTCDHCHAEMPQLAEALRTFGPKGFGAIGIALDPDRSEFGTCIAEHGITWPCFTEQMAWGSPAAQAFHVKATPSFYVLDTNLRIVAKPKDIAAMKVFLGSVL, encoded by the coding sequence ATGTTCCGATCGTTCGGCCTGCTCGCCATCCTGCTACTCGCGCCCCCCGCGTTCGCTCAGCCCCTCACCGCCACCATGGGGTTCCCCCTGCCCGTGGGTACGGTGGTGAAGGTGTTCGTGAGCCGCGGCGCCGATCGCGTGCTGCTCGATTCCGCCAGCACCGACGCGCAGGGCCGGGCGCACTTCGAGCGCACCTGGCCCGGTTCGGGTTTCTACCAACTGATGCTGCCCGACAGCGACCGCGTGGACTTCATCATTGATGTGCGTGAGCCGCGTGTGGTCCTTGCCTTCACCGGCAAACCCTTGCAGGAGCACCTGCATGTGGTGGCCAGCGAGGAGAACGACCGCCTGTGGGAATACAAGCAGCTCAGCCGCGAGGCACAGGCCCTCCGCTCCAACATTGCCCGCGAGCGTGAAGCCCTGCCGGCCACCGCTGTCCTCCGGTCGCGCGAACTGGACTCGCTCGAGCGCCGCACGCACGCCATGCAGGGCAAACACCTGTCGCGCCTTTCGGCCATGGCGCCCAACGGTTTCTTCGCCAAAGCGGTGAACGCCGGCCGCCTGGTGGACAACACCGCCAACGGCGCCGACCTGCTCACCACCTTCAACTTCGCCGACGCTGATCTGCTGCGCAGCACCGTGTACGCCAAAGCCGTACTGGCCGTCATCCAGCTTCAACAGGTGTATTCCGAGGATTCGTTCACGGCAGCGGCCGATTCCGTGCTCGCACACGCTCGGCCTTGCACGGAGTGCCACACCTACGCGTTGGACCTGCTGCTGGGCTTGTTCGATCAGTACGGTCCGGAGATGGTGCTCCAGGACCTGGTGGAGCGGCATGTGCTGGCCGCCAAGCCCGAGCCCCGGCTTTCTGCTACGCTCAAAGCCCGCATCGATGGCCTGCGCACCGTGGCGATCGGCGCCGTTGCCCCCGATGTGCGCCTGCCGCAACCCGCTGCCGACAGTGTGAGCATTTCCTCCTTCCTCAAGGACCGGCGGTTCCTGGCCATCATGTTCTACAGCAGCACCTGCGACCACTGCCATGCGGAGATGCCGCAACTGGCCGAGGCGCTGCGCACGTTCGGCCCGAAGGGATTCGGGGCCATCGGCATCGCGCTCGATCCCGATCGGAGCGAGTTCGGCACGTGCATCGCCGAGCACGGCATCACATGGCCCTGCTTCACGGAGCAGATGGCCTGGGGATCACCGGCAGCCCAAGCATTCCATGTGAAGGCCACGCCGAGCTTCTACGTGCTGGACACAAACCTGCGCATCGTTGCCAAGCCGAAGGACATTGCGGCGATGAAGGTGTTCCTCGGCTCCGTCCTATGA
- a CDS encoding cytochrome P460 family protein — MRSRNILGGLLVAALVLAGCEHDVDGGLTDRLLLEAALDTATVNYVNTPAITDPAGNSPHGTFRVRFNAVAAAALDSTGKLPGGSSFPPNSVVVKDIYLNGALDLFAVMKKAPGDQLAAGGWLWNEVRPDGSVVFSAGRKGDGCIGCHSNDPNRDLVRVFDLY, encoded by the coding sequence ATGCGGTCACGGAACATCTTGGGTGGACTTCTGGTTGCGGCCTTGGTGCTCGCGGGTTGTGAACACGACGTGGATGGCGGACTCACCGACCGTCTGCTGTTGGAAGCGGCCTTGGATACTGCCACGGTCAACTACGTGAACACGCCAGCCATTACCGACCCTGCCGGGAACAGTCCGCATGGAACCTTCAGGGTGAGGTTCAATGCAGTTGCGGCCGCGGCCTTGGATAGTACGGGCAAGCTGCCGGGCGGGTCTTCTTTCCCGCCGAACAGTGTGGTGGTGAAGGACATCTACCTCAACGGGGCATTGGACTTATTCGCTGTGATGAAGAAAGCACCAGGCGACCAGCTTGCTGCCGGTGGATGGCTTTGGAACGAGGTAAGGCCCGATGGCTCAGTGGTTTTCAGCGCGGGCCGGAAAGGCGATGGTTGCATCGGCTGCCATTCCAACGACCCGAACCGTGACCTGGTGCGTGTGTTCGATCTCTACTGA
- the lepB gene encoding signal peptidase I has translation MKLYKFIIGFAVVFGLPCAFLIVARLTGGLQWYTISSSSGAPNLMPGDRLFATAWREPVMLDLVMHKSKAPTGVGEVWVQRLCGMPGDSVVISNGRLLVNGQDVDVKLRLELQWKAHISKARGFEQRGKTRFLLPSDHRDTVLFLCDELQAAKVPGVARALITAPTPTQELWERAQPEWHLDSFGPLVVPDDSVFVLGDSRYGSLDSRYFGFIAKADIVGVALDARLRPLEP, from the coding sequence ATGAAGCTTTACAAGTTCATCATTGGCTTCGCGGTCGTTTTCGGGTTGCCGTGCGCATTCCTGATCGTGGCGCGCCTGACCGGTGGGCTGCAGTGGTACACGATCAGCAGCAGCTCCGGGGCACCCAACTTGATGCCCGGTGATCGGCTGTTCGCAACGGCGTGGCGCGAACCCGTTATGCTCGACCTCGTCATGCACAAGTCGAAGGCGCCGACCGGCGTGGGCGAAGTGTGGGTACAGCGGCTTTGCGGTATGCCAGGTGATTCGGTGGTGATAAGCAACGGGCGCCTACTGGTGAACGGACAGGATGTAGATGTAAAGCTCCGGCTCGAGCTCCAGTGGAAAGCTCACATCAGCAAAGCCCGTGGGTTCGAGCAACGCGGGAAGACCAGGTTCCTATTGCCGAGCGATCACCGGGACACGGTGCTCTTCTTGTGCGATGAGTTGCAAGCGGCGAAAGTGCCGGGCGTTGCACGGGCTTTGATCACGGCCCCCACACCGACGCAGGAATTGTGGGAGCGCGCTCAACCTGAATGGCACTTGGACAGTTTCGGTCCTTTGGTGGTGCCGGATGATAGCGTGTTCGTGCTGGGGGATAGCCGTTACGGGAGCCTCGATTCCCGGTACTTCGGTTTTATAGCGAAGGCGGACATCGTTGGGGTAGCCCTCGATGCTCGGCTACGACCTTTAGAGCCGTAA